A genomic region of Podarcis raffonei isolate rPodRaf1 chromosome 13, rPodRaf1.pri, whole genome shotgun sequence contains the following coding sequences:
- the LOC128400007 gene encoding glucose-6-phosphatase catalytic subunit 1-like: MRAVQGCSAATRTEIAGRSTISRMEAGMDFLHHSGIQATHYLQTSYPAAQDWFLFVSFAADLRNTFFVFFPIWFHLCEAVGIKLIWVAVIGDWLNLVFKWILFGQRPYWWVREASFYHNTSAPAIQQFPATCETGPGSPSGHAMGSAGVYYVMVTAILSIALKKKQPSWKHRFLQAVLWAAFAIVQVCVCLSRVFIAAHFPHQVVAGVFSGMVVAESFQHIRSIYNPSLRKYVGTTLFLFSFALGFYLLLKVLGVDLLWTLEKAKRWCENPDWVHLDTTPFAGLLRNLGVLFGLGLALNSPMYVESCKGKQGQQLAFRLASIGASLLVLHLFDSFKPPAKVEMLFYLLSFCKSAAVPLAAAALIPYCVSQILTQQDKKTV, encoded by the exons ATGAGAGCCGTCCAAGGGTGTAGTGCAGCTACACGGACCGAAATAGCTGGTCGCTCAACTATCAGCAGAATGGAAGCGGGCATGGACTTTCTCCATCACTCAGGCATCCAAGCCACACACTATCTCCAAACTAGCTACCCGGCAGCCCAGGATTGGTTCCTCTTTGTTTCTTTCGCTGCCGACCTCCGAAACACGTTCTTTGTCTTCTTCCCCATCTGGTTCCACCTCTGCGAAGCGGTGGGGATCAAACTCATCTGGGTGGCTGTGATTGGCGACTGGCTGAACCTCGTCTTCAAGTG GATCCTGTTTGGGCAGAGACCTTACTGGTGGGTACGTGAGGCCAGTTTCTACCACAACACCTCGGCCCCTGCAATCCAGCAGTTCCCTGCTACGTGTGAAACTGGCCCAG GGAGTCCCTCTGGACACGCGATGGGTTCAGCCGGCGTGTACTATGTGATGGTTACAGCCATTCTCTCCATTGCATTGAAAAAGAAGCAGCCATCTTGGAAACACCG CTTCTTGCAGGCAGTGCTCTGGGCGGCTTTTGCCATCGTCCAAGTCTGCGTCTGTCTCTCCCGTGTCTTCATTGCTGCCCATTTCCCCCACCAAGTTGTCGCTGGTGTCTTCTCAG GCATGGTGGTTGCCGAATCTTTCCAGCACATACGCTCCATCTACAACCCCAGCCTGCGGAAGTATGTGGGCACCACCCTGTTCCTCTTCTCTTTCGCCCTGGGTTTCTACCTGCTGCTCAAGGTGCTGGGCGTGGACCTCCTGTGGACTTTGGAAAAGGCCAAGCGGTGGTGCGAAAACCCAGATTGGGTCCACCTGGACACCACGCCCTTTGCCGGCCTCCTGCGCAACCTGGGCGTCCTCTTTGGACTGGGACTGGCCCTCAACTCCCCAATGTACGTGGAAAGCTGCAAAGGGAAACAAGGGCAGCAGCTGGCCTTCCGGCTGGCCTCCATCGGCGCTTCGCTCCTCGTCCTGCACCTCTTTGACTCTTTCAAGCCCCCTGCTAAAGTGGAGATGCTCTTCTACCTCCTGTCTTTCTGCAAGAGCGCCGCCGTGCCGCTGGCAGCGGCTGCCCTCATCCCCTATTGCGTCTCCCAGATCCTTACCCAACAAGACAAGAAAACTGTGTAG
- the LOC128400009 gene encoding glucose-6-phosphatase catalytic subunit 1-like has protein sequence MDLLHSAGVQATSYLQENFMGYQDWFVFISTVADLKTTFFVFFPIWFQLKEEVGIRLIWVAVIGDWLNLVFKWILFGQRPYWWVHETDYYGTATPPAIQQFPNTCETGPGSPSGHAMGSSGVYYVMVTALLSQLLPLQKETLAARCLRGLLWAGFWTVQVCVCLSRVFLAAHFPHQVISGVISGMLVAVFFEHVRSIYNASLRRYVGTTFFLFGFALGFYLLLKMLGVDLLWTLEKAHKWCERPEWVHIDTTPFASLLRNLGILLGLGLGLNSPMYAQSCKGKQRQRLAFCLSCIVCSLSVLHLFDSFELPTDREILFYILSFCRNTCAHICAVALIPYCISWLFRQTKKDA, from the exons ATGGACCTTCTGCACAGCGCAGGGGTCCAGGCCACCAGCTACCTCCAGGAGAACTTCATGGGCTACCAGGACTGGTTTGTCTTCATCTCCACAGTCGCTGACCTCAAAACTActttctttgtcttcttcccCATCTGGTtccagctgaaggaggaagtgggaatCCGACTCATCTGGGTGGCTGTGATCGGCGATTGGTTGAACCTTGTTTTCAAGTG GATCCTGTTTGGACAGAGACCCTACTGGTGGGTACACGAGACCGATTACTATGGCACCGCAACACCCCCTGCGATCCAGCAGTTTCCCAACACCTGCGAAACTGGCCCAG GCAGCCCCTCTGGTCACGCCATGGGGTCTTCTGGGGTCTACTATGTCATGGTGACAGCCCTGCTGTCGCAACTCTTGCCGCTGCAGAAAGAGACCTTGGCTGCCAG GTGTCTGCGTGGTCTCCTCTGGGCGGGATTCTGGACTGTGCAGGTCTGCGTCTGCTTATCTAGAGTCTTCCTCGCTGCGCACTTCCCACACCAAGTGATCTCAGGTGTGATCTCAG gGATGCTGGTGGCAGTGTTCTTTGAGCACGTCCGCTCCATCTACAACGCCAGCCTGAGGAGATACGTGGGCACCACTTTCTTCCTCTTTGGCTTTGCCCTGGGCTTCTACCTGCTGCTCAAGATGCTGGGGGTGGACCTCCTGTGGACGCTGGAGAAGGCCCACAAGTGGTGCGAGCGGCCAGAGTGGGTCCATATCGACACGACGCCCTTTGCCAGCCTCCTTCGCAACCTGGGCATCCTGCTGGGCCTGGGGCTGGGCCTCAACTCTCCAATGTACGCGCAGAGCTGCAAAGGGAAGCAAAGGCAGCGGCTGGCTTTCTGCCTCAGCTGCATCGTTTGCTCCCTGTCCGTCCTGCACCTGTTCGATTCCTTCGAGTTGCCCACCGACAGGGAGATCCTGTTCTACATCCTCTCCTTCTGCAGAAACACCTGCGCTCACATCTGTGCTGTGGCGCTGATCCCCTACTGCATCTCCTGGCTCTTCCGGCAGACAAAGAAAGACGCATAG